The region GGATCCGAAAAACGTGTATGGCAGCATCGCCAGCAGCAATATGAGCGCCGTCGTCAAGGATCACTTGCGCCGCGTCTACGTGCCCAACCTGCGCTCGAACGACGTCTACGTGATCGATCAGGACAGCCTGAAAGTGGTCGACAAGTTCAAGGTCGGCAGCGGCCCGCAGCACGTGGTGCCATCGTGGGACTTGCGCACCCTGTGGGTGGCGAACAATGCCGAGCGCACGGACAAGGGCAGTTTGACGCCGATCGACCCGTTGACGGGCAAGCCGGGCAAGGAAGTGCCCGTGGACGATCCCTACAATATGTATTACACGCCGGACGGCAAGTCGGCCATTGTCGTGGCCGAAGCGCGCCACCGCCTCGATTTCCGCGATCCGAAGACCATGGCCGTGCAGTATTCGATCGACACGCCCCAGTGCGGCGGCATCAACCATGCGGATTTTTCAAATGACGGCCGCTACGCCATGTTCACCTGCGAGTTCGACGGCACCATCGCCAAGATCGACCTGGTGGGCCGCAAGGTCGACGGCTACCTGAAATTGCAGATGCCGGCCAAGCGCTTCGCCGAGTCCGGTCCCGTGGGCGGCCCGGCGAATGAAATCTGCAGCGTCAAGAAGGGCATGCCGCAAGACATACGCATCTCGCCTGACGGCAAGAAATTCTTTATCGCCGACATGGACGCCGACGGTGTGCACATCGTCGATGGCGCCACCCTGAAGGAAATCGGCTTCATCCAGACGGGCGTGGGCGCGCACGGCCTGTATCCTAGCCGTGACGGCAAAAAATTGTACGTGGCCAACCGCGGCACGCACCGCATCCATGGCAAGCCGAAGGGCAAGGGCAGCGTC is a window of Janthinobacterium rivuli DNA encoding:
- a CDS encoding YncE family protein, whose translation is MKKFQRRTIVTLSALAAALAGLGVASQVIGASTAAPAAAAPAAAYSPLPGMPPLVDPKNVYGSIASSNMSAVVKDHLRRVYVPNLRSNDVYVIDQDSLKVVDKFKVGSGPQHVVPSWDLRTLWVANNAERTDKGSLTPIDPLTGKPGKEVPVDDPYNMYYTPDGKSAIVVAEARHRLDFRDPKTMAVQYSIDTPQCGGINHADFSNDGRYAMFTCEFDGTIAKIDLVGRKVDGYLKLQMPAKRFAESGPVGGPANEICSVKKGMPQDIRISPDGKKFFIADMDADGVHIVDGATLKEIGFIQTGVGAHGLYPSRDGKKLYVANRGTHRIHGKPKGKGSVSVIDFATEKVVSNWPIPGGGSPDMGNVSADGKYLWLSGRFDDVVYRIDTNSGDVAKVKVGQEPHGLTVWPQPGRYSLGHTGNLR